In a single window of the Bdellovibrionales bacterium genome:
- a CDS encoding S8 family serine peptidase, with the protein MKNSSKQISVLLSFLFIINSAFAATSGNGYIVKLKKGANTFIYETENNVKLKALAPNGLYLAQPKAGSEVSAQSVVKARGNKNVSLAQPNHTVTIRKGIPNDKDFARQWNYDLNESTFGVNAIAAWDEFGHKGQIPYGDDIVIAVVDGGFDPKHGDLIGNMWINKGEIAGNNIDDDGNGYVDDINGWDIESNSGEIQMDSHGTHVAGIMGAQGDNTINGAGIHWNVKIMYVSAGWGLGDTATTMSAYGYILKQKQIWLESDGKKGANVVAINSSFGIDRADCNSSEYIAWNDMFNELGKAGILSVAATANSAWDVDVVGDVPTACNSPYVISVTNTDIAGNRNDAGFGKTTIDLAAPGENIFSTLPDNDFGSMSGTSMATPHVTGSVGFLYSVASVAFIDRSLASPGEAALELKEALLSTVTARPDLKNETVSGGILNLAAASRVLATYAPRCN; encoded by the coding sequence GTGAAAAACTCGTCGAAACAGATATCTGTTCTGTTATCATTTTTATTCATCATCAACTCTGCATTCGCAGCAACAAGTGGAAACGGGTACATCGTTAAACTCAAAAAGGGTGCGAACACCTTCATTTACGAGACCGAAAATAACGTTAAACTGAAAGCTCTTGCCCCGAATGGTCTTTACCTCGCCCAGCCCAAAGCGGGCTCCGAAGTTTCGGCGCAGTCAGTGGTTAAAGCTCGCGGCAACAAGAATGTCAGCCTCGCTCAACCGAACCACACTGTCACCATTCGCAAAGGAATTCCCAACGACAAAGACTTTGCAAGACAATGGAACTACGATCTGAACGAAAGCACTTTTGGCGTCAATGCGATAGCCGCTTGGGATGAGTTTGGACACAAAGGTCAAATCCCTTACGGAGATGATATCGTTATAGCGGTGGTGGATGGTGGCTTTGACCCCAAACACGGGGACCTCATTGGCAACATGTGGATCAATAAGGGAGAAATCGCAGGAAACAATATCGATGACGATGGTAACGGTTACGTCGATGACATCAACGGTTGGGATATCGAATCCAACTCCGGCGAAATCCAAATGGACTCTCACGGAACTCACGTTGCCGGAATTATGGGAGCTCAGGGCGACAACACTATTAACGGCGCCGGCATTCACTGGAACGTCAAAATCATGTACGTGAGTGCAGGCTGGGGACTTGGTGACACTGCAACGACAATGAGCGCTTATGGTTATATCTTAAAACAAAAACAAATCTGGCTTGAAAGTGACGGCAAAAAAGGCGCCAACGTTGTCGCCATCAATTCAAGCTTTGGTATCGATCGCGCCGACTGTAACTCTAGCGAATACATCGCTTGGAATGACATGTTCAACGAGCTCGGCAAAGCGGGAATCCTCTCCGTCGCTGCCACGGCAAACTCGGCTTGGGATGTGGATGTGGTCGGTGACGTGCCCACAGCTTGTAACAGCCCTTATGTGATTTCTGTGACCAATACCGACATCGCGGGAAATCGTAATGACGCCGGCTTCGGAAAAACAACGATCGACCTTGCAGCTCCTGGCGAAAATATCTTTTCGACTCTTCCCGATAATGACTTTGGCTCTATGAGCGGAACATCGATGGCAACGCCGCATGTGACTGGATCTGTTGGATTCCTTTACAGCGTCGCGAGTGTGGCCTTTATCGATCGCTCGCTGGCGAGCCCCGGTGAAGCCGCTCTCGAATTAAAAGAGGCTTTACTGAGCACTGTCACAGCTCGTCCCGATCTTAAAAACGAGACGGTCTCTGGAGGAATCTTGAATCTGGCCGCTGCCAGCCGCGTCTTGGCCACGTACGCCCCTCGCTGTAACTAA
- a CDS encoding M13 family metallopeptidase: MKFILTALLCIPLFAEAVAADKELTRETLIKGSTVPEKREFPLSTKISACENFHDYVCKEVETKFKLPADRSRWNFSFTDIYERLLYAKKQFFKNITHFNPKTNSGQQIKDTYLACMDEKTSKSEEKSRVESEKKLIESLKTWQDLADLSQKRLDGGDTSFVQFFIEANSQNPLRNDAFLIADARSLPERSYYEKKDVMADFEKYLVDFFKTIKMDKPEQRAKWVIEFETALAQKYPLPKEVRERFTEKRTIDKKEFLKKYPNLKLERFMARLNEKSELRDFVPESAEFINNALATMPLDQLKSVYIYNSLDNYLDDAYPAHFAKGFEFRKKHLGGPAKRPDRQERCTKLAMGYFGMELDQELMPILFPNFPEERVVAIGENMRKTIVKGLKENTWLTRTARKEAIKKIENAKLFLVKPQKEADWDLMPVKSYSDKNRYANSRLYSKTRTEKYIDELKGDRLQSRWDMNPLEVNAYYNPPDNKFVLLQGILQYPFFDPESSDIENIAAIGTVIGHELGHGIDDEGSKFDYEGKVRTWMSTKDLNAFKERGNVFVAQFDKIGHDGKLTLGENIGDHVGLTFAYNTAFPDEAKASVDDKKKFFVAYARMWCNVATPSYEQMQLKTNPHSLGRERINQQVIHQKGFYDAFSCKAGDKMFLDAKERVRVW, encoded by the coding sequence ATGAAGTTCATTTTAACGGCATTACTTTGTATTCCATTATTCGCTGAGGCAGTGGCTGCGGATAAAGAACTCACCCGCGAAACACTCATCAAAGGATCCACAGTCCCGGAAAAACGAGAGTTCCCTTTGAGCACAAAAATCAGTGCTTGCGAAAATTTTCACGACTACGTTTGCAAAGAAGTTGAGACCAAATTTAAACTTCCTGCGGATCGTTCGCGATGGAATTTTTCTTTTACCGATATCTACGAGCGATTACTTTACGCCAAAAAGCAGTTTTTTAAGAACATCACCCACTTCAATCCCAAAACCAACAGCGGCCAACAGATCAAGGACACCTACTTGGCCTGCATGGACGAAAAAACATCCAAGTCCGAAGAAAAATCTCGGGTCGAATCCGAAAAGAAACTCATCGAAAGTTTAAAAACTTGGCAGGATCTTGCCGATCTTTCGCAAAAGCGACTGGATGGTGGGGATACAAGTTTTGTTCAGTTTTTTATCGAAGCCAATAGCCAAAATCCACTGCGCAATGACGCCTTCTTAATTGCAGATGCGCGAAGCCTTCCGGAGCGCAGCTATTATGAAAAGAAAGACGTCATGGCTGACTTCGAGAAATACTTAGTCGATTTCTTTAAGACTATTAAAATGGATAAGCCTGAGCAACGTGCAAAATGGGTGATCGAATTTGAAACCGCCCTTGCGCAAAAGTATCCCCTTCCCAAGGAAGTTCGCGAACGCTTTACAGAAAAACGCACCATCGACAAAAAAGAATTTCTTAAAAAATATCCAAATCTCAAACTCGAGCGTTTCATGGCCCGACTCAACGAAAAGTCTGAACTTCGCGATTTTGTTCCCGAGTCGGCCGAATTTATTAATAATGCACTAGCGACGATGCCCCTCGATCAGTTGAAGTCCGTGTATATTTATAACTCTCTTGATAATTATCTCGATGACGCCTACCCGGCTCATTTTGCAAAAGGTTTTGAGTTTCGCAAAAAACATCTCGGCGGGCCAGCAAAGCGCCCCGATCGCCAAGAGCGCTGTACGAAGCTAGCCATGGGCTACTTTGGAATGGAGCTAGATCAAGAGCTCATGCCGATTCTCTTCCCGAATTTTCCCGAAGAGCGCGTCGTTGCTATCGGCGAAAACATGCGAAAAACCATCGTCAAAGGTTTAAAGGAAAACACTTGGCTGACTCGAACCGCTCGCAAAGAGGCGATTAAAAAAATTGAAAATGCAAAACTCTTTTTAGTCAAACCGCAAAAAGAGGCGGACTGGGATTTAATGCCTGTAAAGAGTTACAGCGATAAAAATCGATATGCGAACAGCAGACTTTACTCCAAGACCCGCACTGAAAAATATATTGATGAGCTTAAAGGTGATCGTCTGCAGTCTCGCTGGGACATGAATCCGCTTGAGGTCAACGCGTACTACAATCCTCCGGATAACAAATTTGTTCTCCTCCAAGGTATTCTTCAGTACCCCTTCTTCGACCCAGAATCGAGCGATATCGAAAACATCGCGGCTATCGGCACAGTCATCGGTCACGAACTCGGCCACGGCATCGATGACGAAGGGTCTAAGTTTGATTACGAAGGCAAAGTTCGCACTTGGATGTCGACGAAAGATCTCAACGCTTTTAAAGAGCGCGGAAATGTGTTCGTGGCTCAGTTTGATAAGATTGGTCATGATGGAAAGCTCACCCTTGGAGAAAACATTGGAGATCACGTCGGTCTGACATTTGCCTACAACACGGCTTTTCCGGATGAAGCCAAAGCCTCTGTCGATGACAAAAAGAAATTCTTCGTCGCTTACGCACGCATGTGGTGCAACGTAGCGACTCCCTCTTACGAGCAGATGCAGTTAAAAACCAATCCTCACTCCCTCGGTCGTGAGCGCATCAATCAGCAAGTGATTCACCAAAAGGGGTTTTACGATGCTTTCAGCTGCAAAGCCGGGGACAAAATGTTTTTAGATGCAAAAGAACGCGTTCGCGTTTGGTAG
- a CDS encoding TIGR02147 family protein, producing MRSPTVLSKFYEIKKRDNPRFSLKSLSEKLSLSKSYTHQILKGDRTPPLSIVDEICKVLDVDDVSKDRLINQLFAKKGLLRNNAKSALEKEKIITEDKRNWRAISKSEINLIRNSHYMPILDCTLLSDYDGTVEYVADQLNLDFMTVETAFTELQVNGYLVKNEKGHWVKAYKFIEFNSKISRTEIRSFHKACLKKIEDNLTYRTDDLDVESRQITHSLLTCRKKDIPLIKQKIAAFNKELVEEFGAREKPDELYQLGLSFIPLSTGRQNE from the coding sequence ATGAGATCACCCACAGTTCTTTCTAAATTTTACGAAATTAAAAAAAGAGATAATCCTCGATTTTCTCTTAAATCTTTATCTGAAAAACTTTCTTTAAGTAAATCGTATACTCATCAAATTCTTAAAGGGGATCGAACTCCGCCACTTTCCATCGTTGATGAGATTTGTAAGGTCCTAGATGTGGACGATGTTTCGAAGGATCGATTAATCAATCAGCTTTTCGCAAAAAAAGGTCTCTTGCGAAACAATGCGAAGTCCGCTTTGGAAAAAGAAAAAATCATTACCGAGGATAAGAGGAACTGGCGCGCAATCTCGAAGAGCGAAATTAATTTGATTCGCAATTCTCATTATATGCCGATTCTTGATTGTACGCTACTATCTGACTACGACGGAACTGTAGAATATGTCGCAGATCAACTGAATCTCGATTTTATGACAGTGGAGACGGCTTTTACCGAGCTTCAGGTGAATGGGTATCTGGTAAAGAACGAAAAGGGTCACTGGGTGAAGGCCTACAAGTTTATCGAATTTAATTCTAAGATATCTCGCACCGAAATTCGCTCCTTCCACAAGGCCTGCCTTAAAAAGATCGAAGATAACCTTACGTATAGAACCGATGATTTGGATGTAGAGTCCCGTCAGATCACCCACTCATTATTGACCTGCCGTAAAAAAGATATTCCTCTGATCAAGCAAAAGATTGCCGCCTTTAATAAAGAGCTCGTCGAAGAGTTTGGCGCTCGTGAGAAGCCTGATGAACTCTACCAGTTAGGCCTTAGTTTTATTCCACTCTCCACCGGCCGCCAAAACGAATAG
- a CDS encoding carboxymuconolactone decarboxylase family protein: MSLNQIIDKIPDYGKDIRLNLETVLTTAGAPGLTENQIAGVALACAYAVLDKELSQNIEAHFSTVDPTLVTAAKSAATIMGMNNIYYRFLHLSEDKEFSKMPAKLRMNVIGRPGIDKVDFELMSLAVSAISGCGMCINSHVAEVKKAGVSNEGIQSAVRIASVINAAKTAVSLA, translated from the coding sequence ATGTCGTTAAATCAAATTATAGATAAAATCCCCGATTACGGGAAAGATATACGACTCAATTTAGAGACAGTTCTCACGACAGCGGGAGCGCCGGGTTTAACTGAGAATCAGATAGCAGGCGTGGCGCTCGCCTGCGCCTACGCGGTCTTGGATAAAGAACTGAGTCAAAATATTGAGGCGCATTTTTCCACCGTTGATCCTACGCTCGTGACCGCCGCGAAATCGGCGGCAACGATTATGGGTATGAATAACATTTACTATCGTTTTCTGCATCTTTCCGAAGACAAAGAGTTTTCAAAAATGCCTGCGAAATTGAGAATGAATGTGATCGGTCGACCGGGCATTGATAAAGTGGATTTTGAACTCATGTCTTTAGCGGTGTCGGCGATTTCTGGCTGTGGAATGTGTATTAATTCCCATGTGGCAGAAGTAAAAAAAGCGGGCGTCAGTAATGAGGGCATTCAGTCCGCGGTTCGTATCGCGTCGGTGATCAACGCTGCGAAAACTGCAGTTTCTCTAGCGTAG
- a CDS encoding peroxiredoxin, translating to MLGIGKKIPNFKVKATISTDPKTAFTEITQDTYKGQWLVLFFYPKDFTFVCPTEIKGFGDLNKKFKDRDAQVLAASVDSEFVHMAWRQNHPDLKDLPFPMLADVKRELSTALGIIDDNEGVSQRATFIVDPDGIIRFVYVTDLSVGRNPEEVLRVLDGLQTDELCPCNWQKGEETIQV from the coding sequence ATGTTAGGCATTGGAAAAAAAATTCCCAACTTTAAAGTCAAAGCAACAATTTCCACAGATCCGAAAACGGCATTCACAGAAATCACTCAGGACACGTACAAAGGGCAATGGCTCGTCCTATTCTTTTATCCCAAGGATTTTACCTTTGTATGCCCCACGGAAATCAAAGGATTTGGCGATCTCAATAAAAAGTTTAAAGACCGTGATGCTCAGGTACTAGCGGCGAGTGTCGACTCGGAGTTCGTACACATGGCATGGAGACAAAATCACCCGGATCTTAAGGACCTCCCATTTCCTATGTTAGCGGACGTCAAGCGTGAGCTTTCGACCGCATTAGGGATTATTGACGATAACGAAGGTGTTTCTCAGAGAGCGACTTTTATCGTAGATCCTGATGGAATTATTCGTTTTGTGTACGTGACGGATTTGAGCGTCGGACGTAACCCTGAAGAAGTTCTACGAGTACTCGATGGTTTACAAACGGATGAATTGTGTCCGTGCAATTGGCAGAAAGGTGAAGAAACTATTCAGGTCTAA
- a CDS encoding LysR family transcriptional regulator, with translation MTTLAQIEYVLAVDKYRHFGKAAEACRVAQPTLSLQIQKLEDELGIIVFDRVQKPIVPTPEGAMFIEQAKVVLKEHQKLIQVSKTHKGEVSGEFHLGIIPTVSTYIIPLIVSKIAAKYPLVSLFIEELKTATILEDLKADRIDGAILATPTHVQGLKEHPLYYEPFYLYLSKNHPLLKKKIITDKDIDQSQLWMLQDGNCFKDQVANYCSLPDTETPVLANIHFQSGSLETLKHVVQKNSGYTMIPAMMADYFSSEDKKYIREFKTPSPTREISFVYRRDHWKIDVIDAIKKTVLEVVPNEMKAFDKKQYMRLDFC, from the coding sequence ATGACCACCCTAGCACAGATCGAATACGTCTTAGCTGTGGATAAATATCGGCACTTTGGTAAGGCGGCGGAGGCCTGCCGTGTGGCTCAACCCACACTCAGCTTGCAAATTCAAAAGCTCGAGGACGAGCTCGGAATTATTGTTTTCGACCGAGTGCAAAAGCCGATCGTCCCTACACCTGAGGGCGCCATGTTCATAGAGCAGGCCAAGGTGGTTCTTAAAGAGCATCAAAAACTGATTCAAGTGAGTAAGACTCACAAGGGGGAAGTCAGTGGTGAGTTCCACTTAGGTATCATTCCTACGGTCTCAACATATATCATTCCGCTGATCGTCTCGAAAATCGCGGCCAAATATCCTCTTGTTTCGCTTTTTATTGAAGAACTTAAGACTGCGACCATTTTAGAAGATCTTAAAGCTGATCGTATTGACGGAGCTATACTCGCCACTCCGACCCACGTCCAAGGTCTCAAGGAACACCCTCTGTATTACGAGCCCTTTTATCTCTACCTTTCTAAAAACCATCCACTACTTAAGAAAAAAATCATCACCGATAAAGATATTGATCAATCACAGCTATGGATGCTTCAAGATGGAAACTGTTTTAAAGATCAGGTGGCGAATTATTGCTCGCTCCCCGACACCGAAACACCGGTGTTGGCTAATATTCACTTTCAAAGTGGTTCCTTAGAAACTCTAAAGCATGTGGTTCAAAAAAATAGTGGGTACACGATGATTCCCGCGATGATGGCCGATTACTTTTCTTCAGAAGATAAAAAATATATTCGTGAGTTTAAAACACCAAGCCCCACGCGCGAGATCAGCTTTGTTTACCGACGGGATCATTGGAAGATTGATGTGATCGATGCCATCAAAAAAACGGTTCTCGAAGTGGTCCCCAATGAAATGAAAGCGTTCGACAAAAAACAGTATATGCGTCTTGATTTTTGCTAG
- a CDS encoding threonine/serine exporter family protein, protein MNDFLKVSGQCGRGYMASNGPTARLEEKLSQAGLTHGFLTESYATPTALFISAKKDDHVVTALERIKDNETNFTDMLFFDKLLRLLSESKSNLPLVKEQLNNFTSQKYKFWLVALSSWLIGFFASFLRYGVFSAGIISGIITAMVYLISRPLAGHLKFSGVFTDFVGCLLSFFLAIVLGTLFSIPAPMLVIGSLVLIVPGLTLTSAISELAEHNFVSGTVKLVKAVLIIVAMGVSYVIVDNLITLLNVAKTVQPMVPPTFPLLESPFFTMVGRIFLSVSFCIFFHVPYKALPGAIVCGLLSVVVLDQFTDPQIFVLASFLASLTVGMASLFLGRLYRWPSQVFSTPGILLLVPGLIALSTFYDVSGGMVQGNPAYRVALTAGAIVFGLFSARMPFRVYNSLGTDDYHPERF, encoded by the coding sequence ATGAACGATTTTTTAAAAGTGAGTGGGCAGTGTGGGCGCGGCTACATGGCCTCTAATGGACCGACGGCGCGTTTGGAAGAAAAGCTATCTCAAGCGGGTCTCACCCATGGTTTTTTAACCGAATCCTACGCCACACCGACAGCGCTTTTTATCTCTGCGAAAAAAGATGATCATGTGGTTACCGCTCTTGAGCGCATTAAAGACAACGAGACAAATTTTACGGACATGCTGTTCTTCGATAAACTTTTACGTTTGCTGAGTGAAAGCAAATCCAATTTGCCATTGGTGAAAGAGCAACTCAATAATTTTACCTCGCAAAAATATAAATTTTGGCTGGTAGCACTGTCTTCTTGGCTGATTGGCTTTTTTGCGAGTTTTCTCCGTTATGGAGTCTTTAGTGCGGGAATTATTTCGGGGATAATCACGGCCATGGTTTATCTGATCAGTCGGCCACTTGCAGGCCATTTAAAGTTTAGCGGTGTCTTCACGGACTTTGTGGGCTGCCTGCTTTCCTTTTTTTTGGCCATTGTCTTGGGAACTCTCTTTTCCATTCCCGCTCCGATGCTGGTGATTGGAAGTCTGGTGTTGATTGTTCCTGGACTCACGCTGACTTCAGCGATCAGTGAGTTGGCCGAGCACAACTTTGTTTCGGGGACGGTAAAGCTGGTGAAGGCGGTGCTCATCATCGTCGCTATGGGAGTTTCTTACGTCATCGTGGATAATCTCATCACTCTGCTCAATGTTGCCAAGACAGTGCAGCCCATGGTTCCGCCAACATTTCCTCTATTAGAAAGCCCATTCTTTACAATGGTGGGACGGATATTTCTCTCGGTCTCCTTTTGCATATTTTTTCATGTGCCTTACAAGGCTTTGCCGGGTGCCATCGTTTGCGGTCTGTTGAGTGTTGTCGTACTCGATCAGTTTACTGATCCGCAGATCTTTGTGCTCGCGTCTTTTTTAGCATCGTTGACCGTGGGCATGGCGAGCCTGTTTCTGGGACGATTGTATCGTTGGCCCAGTCAGGTTTTTTCAACGCCAGGAATTCTTTTATTGGTTCCGGGGCTCATTGCACTTTCCACGTTTTATGACGTGAGCGGAGGAATGGTTCAGGGCAATCCGGCGTATCGAGTGGCTTTGACGGCAGGAGCCATTGTCTTTGGGCTCTTCTCGGCACGTATGCCCTTTCGAGTCTATAACTCGCTCGGAACCGACGACTATCATCCCGAACGTTTCTAG
- a CDS encoding PAS domain-containing protein yields MNLKFFPIKAARRFILNQSFYLFCGVAIVVLSIRHFVGAKFTGEPQFLKLSTELDAFVLNLGWFLLLIGFIYTLLVAYLYFYPLGRLLVKARKIKRGTYKKEWDEEFHATRDIGEWYELELTLNKINRELTKYKQESKRRQIEIESLAGAVSDGIIAIDPLKKVQFFNGQMALILGKEFDPLSPPAFLDEVFRAPKLTLAVEEVAESGQPKRMQIQMRPHKTKENHIYDVIVTPVRSDKQLNDGVIAVFHDVTELKKVEEVRIDFVANASHELKTPITSIKGYSEALEKDLEDQNIAAAQEKLKVIHRNIGRLDNLVKDLLDLSRLDSSGETTKEDIELEPFTDEAVREIRTLFENKKQKVEVSCKIVSLRANRIMLSQVLSNLLENAAKYADENALVKVTWETRGEFNTLTVSDSGPGISEEHLSRVFERFYRVQNGKVKSGVLGTGLGLSIVRNCMLRHRGRVEVDSLPGRGTVFTCYFPKNV; encoded by the coding sequence TTGAATCTTAAGTTTTTCCCCATTAAAGCGGCTCGACGATTTATATTGAATCAATCGTTCTATTTGTTTTGTGGCGTGGCCATTGTCGTATTGTCCATCCGCCATTTTGTGGGAGCTAAGTTTACGGGCGAACCTCAATTTTTAAAGCTATCCACGGAGCTTGATGCTTTTGTTTTAAATCTGGGTTGGTTTTTACTTCTGATCGGATTTATCTACACGCTTCTTGTGGCCTACCTTTACTTTTACCCCTTGGGTCGATTGCTGGTGAAAGCTCGCAAAATCAAACGTGGGACTTACAAGAAAGAGTGGGATGAGGAGTTTCACGCCACTCGCGATATTGGAGAGTGGTACGAGCTTGAGCTCACTCTCAATAAAATTAATCGTGAGCTGACTAAGTACAAGCAGGAGAGTAAACGACGCCAGATTGAGATTGAATCTCTGGCGGGAGCCGTTTCCGACGGGATTATTGCCATTGATCCTTTGAAGAAGGTACAGTTTTTTAATGGCCAGATGGCTTTGATTTTAGGCAAAGAGTTTGATCCTTTGTCGCCCCCAGCATTTCTTGATGAAGTATTTCGTGCGCCAAAGTTGACGTTAGCTGTGGAAGAGGTCGCCGAAAGTGGCCAGCCCAAGCGCATGCAAATTCAGATGCGCCCTCATAAGACAAAAGAAAATCACATCTACGATGTGATCGTCACACCGGTCCGCAGTGACAAGCAACTCAATGACGGAGTGATTGCCGTCTTTCATGACGTCACCGAACTCAAAAAGGTCGAAGAGGTTCGAATCGACTTTGTGGCCAACGCCTCTCACGAGCTAAAAACTCCGATCACCTCCATCAAGGGATATTCCGAAGCTTTGGAGAAAGATCTCGAGGATCAGAATATCGCGGCCGCTCAAGAAAAGCTCAAGGTGATTCATCGGAATATTGGACGTCTAGATAATTTGGTGAAGGATCTGCTCGACCTCTCTCGTCTGGACTCCTCCGGCGAGACCACCAAAGAAGATATCGAGCTTGAGCCTTTTACCGACGAAGCGGTGAGAGAGATCCGAACTCTTTTTGAAAACAAAAAACAAAAAGTCGAAGTGAGTTGTAAGATTGTTTCCCTTCGAGCCAATCGAATTATGCTGAGTCAGGTGTTATCTAACTTGCTCGAAAATGCGGCTAAATACGCCGACGAAAATGCTCTAGTAAAGGTCACTTGGGAAACCCGTGGGGAGTTTAATACGCTGACGGTTTCTGATAGTGGTCCTGGGATTAGTGAGGAACATTTAAGCCGCGTGTTTGAGCGCTTCTATCGTGTCCAAAATGGAAAAGTGAAGAGTGGTGTGCTAGGGACAGGCTTAGGACTTTCGATTGTTCGCAACTGCATGCTCCGCCATCGCGGTCGTGTGGAGGTGGACAGTTTGCCAGGACGTGGCACTGTCTTTACATGCTATTTTCCTAAAAATGTATAA
- a CDS encoding response regulator, producing MVEDEDDIRELLRFNLNGRGYDVTCVASGEDGLLAIKDKKFDLLLLDWMLPGVSGVQVAKVARGMENAKALGILMLTAKGEPENIVEGLEAGADDYIVKPFENNVLWARVSALLRRSQREQFVESKEIEAEDLTLGPIRLSLKTYQVMIHDELIELTPSEFKLLATMMSSKGRVMTRERLINEVQGEGVSVIGRTVDTHIFGLRKKLGVSGDLIETIRGVGYRIKEEA from the coding sequence ATTGTCGAAGACGAAGATGATATTCGCGAGCTTCTCCGGTTCAATCTCAACGGACGGGGCTACGATGTGACCTGTGTTGCGAGTGGTGAAGATGGCCTCTTAGCAATTAAGGACAAAAAATTTGATTTGCTTCTCCTCGATTGGATGCTTCCGGGAGTTTCGGGTGTTCAGGTGGCCAAAGTGGCTCGCGGCATGGAGAATGCGAAAGCCCTAGGTATTCTTATGCTCACCGCAAAGGGAGAGCCGGAGAATATTGTCGAAGGGCTTGAGGCGGGTGCCGACGATTACATTGTTAAACCTTTTGAGAATAACGTTCTTTGGGCGAGAGTCTCTGCTTTACTGAGACGTTCCCAGCGAGAGCAGTTTGTAGAGTCGAAAGAGATTGAGGCGGAAGATCTCACGCTAGGTCCCATTCGCCTGTCGCTAAAAACCTATCAGGTGATGATCCATGACGAACTCATTGAATTGACACCGTCTGAATTTAAGCTTCTGGCGACGATGATGTCGAGCAAGGGGCGCGTTATGACTCGCGAACGTTTGATCAACGAAGTGCAGGGTGAGGGAGTGAGTGTTATCGGACGTACGGTGGATACCCACATCTTTGGTCTTCGAAAAAAACTGGGCGTGAGTGGCGACCTCATCGAGACGATTCGTGGCGTAGGATATCGCATTAAAGAAGAGGCCTAG
- the phoU gene encoding phosphate signaling complex protein PhoU, translating to MFNELNINPKLDQKLHELRALVLTMAGYIEEMVDFSMKALVLRDPLQLAKIADIEFEVNSLHKKIDEKCFKILACQSPVTTDLRLILAIIKMNVDLERMGDLACSNSYAIKDYLEAQPDIIVQSIKQMATTVMRMVRDSFDAFMDRDLKKAEEILKLDDTVDTFRNQMSTQLREKIKETGMDLKSIMSLLSVVRNLERLADHATNIAEEIIFYLTGSDIRHPDISKNDVNKGERK from the coding sequence ATGTTTAACGAGCTCAATATAAATCCAAAACTGGATCAAAAGCTTCACGAGCTCCGAGCTTTAGTGTTAACGATGGCGGGCTACATCGAAGAAATGGTCGATTTCTCCATGAAGGCGTTAGTGTTAAGAGATCCCCTTCAATTGGCAAAGATTGCGGATATTGAATTCGAAGTGAATTCTCTCCACAAAAAAATTGATGAGAAATGTTTTAAAATTTTAGCATGTCAGTCGCCGGTGACCACCGATCTCCGACTCATTCTCGCGATCATTAAAATGAATGTGGATCTAGAGCGGATGGGGGATTTGGCTTGCAGTAATTCCTATGCGATTAAAGACTATCTCGAAGCTCAGCCCGATATCATTGTTCAGAGTATCAAGCAAATGGCCACCACGGTGATGCGTATGGTGCGGGACTCGTTTGATGCCTTTATGGATCGTGATTTAAAGAAGGCCGAAGAGATCCTAAAACTGGATGATACGGTGGACACCTTTCGTAACCAGATGAGCACCCAATTGCGGGAAAAGATTAAAGAGACCGGAATGGATCTTAAGTCCATCATGTCTCTACTTTCCGTGGTGAGGAATCTAGAGCGTTTAGCGGATCATGCCACCAACATTGCAGAAGAAATTATTTTTTATCTAACGGGGTCCGACATTAGGCACCCCGATATAAGCAAGAATGATGTCAACAAAGGGGAGAGAAAATGA